The proteins below come from a single Hemibagrus wyckioides isolate EC202008001 linkage group LG22, SWU_Hwy_1.0, whole genome shotgun sequence genomic window:
- the LOC131343311 gene encoding BOLA class I histocompatibility antigen, alpha chain BL3-7-like isoform X1, with product MSLCSSVMKTLLFFTCSLHLSSAGSLKMDLKKKICRMKQISVLLDVLFFLTMSFPQVSAVRHSLQYLYTAVTPGINFPEFTAVGLVDGQQFVYYDSNIRKMIPKTEWIKKVSADDPDYWTRETERTLSDQEDLHHLLHTVMKSFNHTKGVHILQRMFGCEPGDDDDDDDDDDDDGTTRRYNQFGYDGEDFISLDLKTGTWTAATPQAEIIKNKWESTGYKAQYWKNYLENECIEWLKKFVSYGRETLERKDHPKASVIQKHSPSPEVVCHTTGFFPKAVNITWRKDGEDVNEDVELRETLPNQDGSFQKRSILKVPAEDLQKHTYTCVIQHSSLKEELVLNVIEQQIRGDNRYKSSMLDWILIFGAVVILFALSVAGFVIWMKRKKVTHVPTQGSPSVSFTRLPWVCQCCHGSEEMRKREEEREMNMDPIDD from the exons ATGTCTCTCTGCAGCTCAGTGATGAAGACTCTGCTTTTCTTCACCTGTTCTCTTCATCTTTCATCAGCAG GATCCTTAAAGAtggatttaaagaaaaaaatctgcagAATGAAGCAGATTTCTGTCCTTCTGGATGTCCTGTTCTTCCTCACCATGAGTTTTCCTCAGGTTTCTGCAG TCAGACACTCTCTGCAGTATCTCTACACTGCTGTCACACCAGGAATTAATTTCCCAGAGTTCACTGCTGTGGGTCTGGTGGATGGACAGCAGTTTGTGTACTACGACAGTAACATCAGGAAGATGATCCCAAAGACAGAATGGATAAAGAAGGTCAGTGCTGATGATCCAGATTACTGGACCAGAGAGACGGAGCGTACATTGAGTGACCAGGAGGATCTCCATCATCTATTGCACACTGTAATGAAAAGCTTTAATCACACTAAAG gagttcACATACTCCAGAGGATGTTCGGCTGTGAGcccggtgatgatgatgatgatgatgatgatgatgatgatgatggcaccACTAGACGATACAATCAGTTCGGTTATGATGGAGAAGATTTCATCAGTCTGGATCTGAAAACTGGAACCTGGACTGCAGCTACACCACAAGCTGAGATCATCAAGAACAAGTGGGAGTCTACAGGATACAAGGCTCAATACTGGAAGAACTACCTGGAGAACGAGTGTATTGAGTGGTTAAAGAAGTTCGTGTCTTATGGCAGAGAGACTCTGGAGAGGAAAG ATCATCCTAAAGCATCCGTGATCCAGAAACACTCGCCTTCTCCAGAGGTGGTGTGTCACACTACAGGTTTCTTCCCCAAAGCAGTGAATATCACCTGGAGGAAGGACGGAGAGGACGTGAACGAGGACGTGGAGCTCAGAGAGACGTTACCCAACCAGGATGGAAGCTTCCAGAAGAGAAGCATTCTGAAAGTCCCAGCTGAGgatctgcagaaacacacctacacctgcgTGATTCAGCACAGCAGCTTGAAGGAGGAGTTAGTGCTGAATGTGATCGAGCAACAAATCCGGGGAG ATAACAGGTACAAGTCTAGTATGTTGGATTGGATCCTCATCTTTGGTGCAGTTGTTATTCTCTTCGCTCTCTCTGTCGCTGGATTTGTTATTTggatgaaaaggaagaaag TCACACATGTTCCAACTCAAGGCAGCCCCAGTGTCT CCTTTACCCGTTTGCCATGGGTCTGCCAGTGCTGCCATGGTTCTGAGGAAATGAGAAA gagagaggaggaaagagagatgAACATGGACCCCATAGATGACTAA
- the LOC131343311 gene encoding BOLA class I histocompatibility antigen, alpha chain BL3-7-like isoform X2 — protein sequence MDLKKKICRMKQISVLLDVLFFLTMSFPQVSAVRHSLQYLYTAVTPGINFPEFTAVGLVDGQQFVYYDSNIRKMIPKTEWIKKVSADDPDYWTRETERTLSDQEDLHHLLHTVMKSFNHTKGVHILQRMFGCEPGDDDDDDDDDDDDGTTRRYNQFGYDGEDFISLDLKTGTWTAATPQAEIIKNKWESTGYKAQYWKNYLENECIEWLKKFVSYGRETLERKDHPKASVIQKHSPSPEVVCHTTGFFPKAVNITWRKDGEDVNEDVELRETLPNQDGSFQKRSILKVPAEDLQKHTYTCVIQHSSLKEELVLNVIEQQIRGDNRYKSSMLDWILIFGAVVILFALSVAGFVIWMKRKKVTHVPTQGSPSVSFTRLPWVCQCCHGSEEMRKREEEREMNMDPIDD from the exons AtggatttaaagaaaaaaatctgcagAATGAAGCAGATTTCTGTCCTTCTGGATGTCCTGTTCTTCCTCACCATGAGTTTTCCTCAGGTTTCTGCAG TCAGACACTCTCTGCAGTATCTCTACACTGCTGTCACACCAGGAATTAATTTCCCAGAGTTCACTGCTGTGGGTCTGGTGGATGGACAGCAGTTTGTGTACTACGACAGTAACATCAGGAAGATGATCCCAAAGACAGAATGGATAAAGAAGGTCAGTGCTGATGATCCAGATTACTGGACCAGAGAGACGGAGCGTACATTGAGTGACCAGGAGGATCTCCATCATCTATTGCACACTGTAATGAAAAGCTTTAATCACACTAAAG gagttcACATACTCCAGAGGATGTTCGGCTGTGAGcccggtgatgatgatgatgatgatgatgatgatgatgatgatggcaccACTAGACGATACAATCAGTTCGGTTATGATGGAGAAGATTTCATCAGTCTGGATCTGAAAACTGGAACCTGGACTGCAGCTACACCACAAGCTGAGATCATCAAGAACAAGTGGGAGTCTACAGGATACAAGGCTCAATACTGGAAGAACTACCTGGAGAACGAGTGTATTGAGTGGTTAAAGAAGTTCGTGTCTTATGGCAGAGAGACTCTGGAGAGGAAAG ATCATCCTAAAGCATCCGTGATCCAGAAACACTCGCCTTCTCCAGAGGTGGTGTGTCACACTACAGGTTTCTTCCCCAAAGCAGTGAATATCACCTGGAGGAAGGACGGAGAGGACGTGAACGAGGACGTGGAGCTCAGAGAGACGTTACCCAACCAGGATGGAAGCTTCCAGAAGAGAAGCATTCTGAAAGTCCCAGCTGAGgatctgcagaaacacacctacacctgcgTGATTCAGCACAGCAGCTTGAAGGAGGAGTTAGTGCTGAATGTGATCGAGCAACAAATCCGGGGAG ATAACAGGTACAAGTCTAGTATGTTGGATTGGATCCTCATCTTTGGTGCAGTTGTTATTCTCTTCGCTCTCTCTGTCGCTGGATTTGTTATTTggatgaaaaggaagaaag TCACACATGTTCCAACTCAAGGCAGCCCCAGTGTCT CCTTTACCCGTTTGCCATGGGTCTGCCAGTGCTGCCATGGTTCTGAGGAAATGAGAAA gagagaggaggaaagagagatgAACATGGACCCCATAGATGACTAA